The DNA window CGCCGGGCAAGCAGCTGGTTAAGTGATTATCCAGATTCAATTCTAGCCCCTCTGATCCAATCGGGCACTGTCGTCTCGATGGATATTTTCCTAGCAGCGCGGCTTGGAGATTCATTAGCGAAAAAAATTTACAAGGAATTCATCTGGTCCATGGGAATAGGTCTAGTTAATCTAGTGAATATACTGAATCCGGAAGCCATCATCATGGGTGGCGGCGTCATGCAAGATGAGTGGATGTTGAAGGAATTGAGTGGTTTTGTGTATCAGAATGCGGCAAAAGTTCCCAGCAGTGCACTGCGAGAAATCACGCTCACCGAGCTTGGACCACAGGTAGTAGGTCTGCTTGGAGCGGCATGTCTGGCATGGAATTACGAAGGAATGAAATGAAATCAAAGTTAATCAATCTATATTATTTTGGAAGGGATATGAGGTAGCAATGAAGATACTAATGAATCATATCGGATATGACCGTTGCGCCGCAAAACACGCAGTTATTATAGGAATAAACGGAGAGGAGGCAGGGGAGTTTCGGGTAGTTGATGGTGCTACGAGCTCGGTAGTATACAGCGGGTCAGCGATAGCAAATGGTCCGGTAAATCGGTGGAAGGACTGGTATTTCTGGACAATAGATTTTGATAGTGTGCAAGAAGAGGGCAGCTACTATATCGAGTGTGACACTTCGGGAGGAAATTTGCGTTCCTATGAGTTTTTAATAGAGGATAATCTACTAGGAAGACAAAGTCTTTCCGATGTTATATTTTATTTTAAAGCACAGCGCTGTACGGGTGATTTCGATAGATACGATTATCACCTACCTTTTACGGGAGAGAGAGAAGGTCGACATGACCTACATGGTGGCTGGTATGACGCCACTGGAGATTATGGCAAACACTTATCTCACCAATCACATACAACCTACTTTAATCCACAGCAAGGATCATTTACGGCTTGGGTGCTATTTAAAGTGCATGAACTTTTGGAGGATTCAGGTAATTCCCATTATTATCAGATCAAGCGTAGAATCATGGACGAAGCGATGTACGGTGCGGATTATATGTATAGGATGAAGGCACCTTCAGGAACCTTCTTCCGTTCGGTAAGGCGGATCGGTGAATTTATGAAGGCCGAGGATCGGGGAATATCATTTCAATATAAGGGTTCATCTACTCAGTTTGGAGCTGCAGCGACTGCGGGTGAAGAACAGATTACCGATGAGTCTTACGAGACAGGTTTTCGGCAGGGGGCAGGTTTTGCCATTGCTACCTTGGCTGCGGCGAGCAGGTATTCTTATCCTGGAGACTATACTCGTGAGCAATATCTCGAGGCGGCAAAGGAAGCCTACGCTCATCTGGAGAAGAATAATCACCTTTATTTAAATGATGGTAAGCCCAATATTCTTGATGAATACTGTGCG is part of the Paenibacillus segetis genome and encodes:
- a CDS encoding glycoside hydrolase family 9 protein, encoding MKILMNHIGYDRCAAKHAVIIGINGEEAGEFRVVDGATSSVVYSGSAIANGPVNRWKDWYFWTIDFDSVQEEGSYYIECDTSGGNLRSYEFLIEDNLLGRQSLSDVIFYFKAQRCTGDFDRYDYHLPFTGEREGRHDLHGGWYDATGDYGKHLSHQSHTTYFNPQQGSFTAWVLFKVHELLEDSGNSHYYQIKRRIMDEAMYGADYMYRMKAPSGTFFRSVRRIGEFMKAEDRGISFQYKGSSTQFGAAATAGEEQITDESYETGFRQGAGFAIATLAAASRYSYPGDYTREQYLEAAKEAYAHLEKNNHLYLNDGKPNILDEYCALTALTELYKASLEPDYLKKAGETASRLIGYLRSSGEWNHYWSANDEGRPFFHPSDAGLPVIALLNYLDIEKNKDIRAKVLETVKKAMQFELEITREVNNPFGLARQLVQSSDGRRYTAFFLPHHTEASPWWQGENARLASLAAAARLLNKHLDEQDNLKVELQSYADHQLNWILGLNPYDSCMLQGSGRNNPAYHFIYGFDYMNCPGGICNGITGDDSGGDGIEYFAQSKVGVIDDNWRWGEQWLPHASWYMYTVVLGSLE